A stretch of Imperialibacter roseus DNA encodes these proteins:
- a CDS encoding Crp/Fnr family transcriptional regulator — MFASITKSLLQLHPFSAHELDLITVRLDTTPLNKGEFLLKAGQVCGGLFFLERGSLVQYRQHDDSDTIDGLYLPGDWVIDNLSFVSRKPALASIAAFEDSTVLGLDVGSIHELIGISPVFFVLGKLLEHNFIGVEGKLSPKSIDEKYVELLTTRPLLFQVFPLKHIASYLQITPETLSRIRSRIK, encoded by the coding sequence ATGTTTGCAAGTATTACCAAATCGCTGCTACAGTTACACCCTTTTTCAGCGCATGAGCTGGACCTGATCACGGTTCGCCTTGATACGACTCCGCTGAACAAGGGTGAATTCTTGCTAAAAGCGGGGCAGGTTTGTGGTGGACTTTTTTTTCTTGAACGGGGCAGCCTGGTGCAATACCGGCAGCACGATGACTCAGACACTATCGACGGTCTCTATTTGCCTGGCGACTGGGTAATTGACAACCTTAGTTTTGTCTCCAGAAAACCTGCTCTGGCCAGCATTGCCGCTTTTGAAGACTCGACGGTGCTGGGACTTGACGTTGGTTCAATTCATGAACTCATAGGCATTTCTCCGGTTTTCTTTGTGCTCGGGAAGCTTCTCGAGCACAACTTCATTGGGGTGGAGGGCAAGCTAAGTCCAAAGTCGATTGACGAAAAGTACGTGGAGCTACTTACTACCCGGCCTTTGCTCTTTCAGGTATTTCCCCTGAAACACATTGCATCGTATCTCCAGATCACGCCAGAAACGCTGAGCAGGATTAGATCCCGAATCAAGTGA
- the ttcA gene encoding tRNA 2-thiocytidine(32) synthetase TtcA, with protein sequence MLSELDQEKLIRRLHKKVWAVQEDFGIIEAGDKVMVCLSGGKDSYTMLDMLLHVQKSRQHDFDIIAVNLDQKQPGFPEEVLPNYLTNLGVDFRIVERDTYSVVVDKVPEGKTMCSLCSRLRRGILYTTAEELGATKIALGHHREDVLETFFLNMFFSGKLEAMPAKYRTDDGKHVVIRPLAYCKEEDIIQYAELKQFPIIPCNLCGSQPNMQRKVIKQMMKQWEQQFPDRTEIMLTALKNVSPSHLFDKDIFDFEELVSKVGRVDEFVP encoded by the coding sequence ATGTTGTCAGAGCTGGATCAGGAAAAATTAATCAGGCGCTTACACAAGAAGGTGTGGGCGGTGCAGGAAGACTTCGGTATCATAGAGGCTGGGGACAAGGTAATGGTGTGCCTTTCAGGAGGCAAAGACAGCTACACCATGCTCGACATGCTGCTGCACGTGCAAAAGTCGAGACAGCACGACTTCGACATCATAGCCGTGAATCTCGATCAGAAGCAGCCAGGCTTTCCTGAGGAAGTGCTGCCCAACTATCTGACCAATCTTGGCGTTGACTTTCGCATAGTAGAAAGAGATACCTATTCCGTGGTGGTTGATAAAGTGCCCGAAGGCAAAACCATGTGCAGTCTTTGTTCCAGGCTCAGGAGGGGCATTCTCTATACCACAGCCGAAGAACTCGGGGCCACAAAAATTGCGCTTGGGCATCACAGGGAAGACGTGCTGGAAACGTTTTTCCTCAATATGTTTTTCAGCGGAAAGCTGGAAGCTATGCCTGCTAAATACCGCACAGACGACGGTAAGCACGTGGTGATACGTCCGCTGGCTTATTGCAAGGAAGAGGACATCATTCAGTATGCTGAGTTAAAGCAGTTCCCTATCATCCCCTGTAACCTCTGCGGCTCTCAGCCCAATATGCAGCGCAAGGTGATCAAGCAGATGATGAAGCAATGGGAGCAGCAATTCCCCGACCGCACCGAGATCATGCTCACGGCCTTGAAAAACGTTTCTCCATCCCATTTATTCGATAAGGATATTTTCGACTTTGAGGAGCTGGTTTCGAAGGTCGGGAGGGTAGATGAGTTTGTGCCGTAA
- a CDS encoding outer membrane protein assembly factor BamB family protein, whose protein sequence is MQRILLVLLVLVSLPGLLNANGSLNHAQIKWRFETGAPVRGTVSISEGKLYFGNSAGTLYCVEKESAREIWQFKAGGAIVSQPLLAGGKAIFQARDNKVYAVDVTSGKLLWSFQMEKPVPHTWGWDYYDASPVAHGSNVLIGSGDNNLYALNLQNGKLTWKFSTADKIRATPLVNGNKVYVPDFNGFLYVVNASSGKEEGKYETEGVSYYTEVYGWDRTSLISRPAMKDNQLVFGARDGGLYCIDASSLKKKWRFTYGSSWVGSSPTIDGNTVYVGWSDALAVSAVDMISGRELWKYDGGSYFYSTPVVDENHVYIGSFTGLVYAFEKATGRVAWKYQTEGAVMSSPILDEGTLYIGSDDGSLYAFEEGDERMLAVYYPELRAQKEMISSEKISPYLEPLGYARLDTATLTTFMRDRIADKKQSSIVFAHQYMPKAVVGEEAGGSLLNQYMAAGGRVIWLGYFPNYWVTNKDFNIVASNAQYSVDLLGINFDVNMDFGVYYAKATPAGRHWGLPESFASLGSSISGGEGIVPLAMNEHGRLAAFWKPIGSMKGGYISFCSWHYMPIRQGDLETIRKLAEHGL, encoded by the coding sequence ATGCAAAGAATATTACTTGTCCTGCTTGTGTTAGTCTCGCTTCCGGGTCTGCTCAATGCTAACGGCTCCCTCAACCACGCCCAAATCAAGTGGCGGTTTGAAACAGGAGCGCCTGTAAGAGGTACGGTTTCAATCAGTGAAGGCAAACTTTACTTTGGTAATTCTGCAGGCACTTTATACTGCGTCGAAAAGGAGTCGGCCAGGGAAATCTGGCAGTTCAAAGCTGGGGGTGCCATTGTTTCGCAACCACTTTTGGCGGGCGGAAAGGCAATTTTTCAGGCAAGAGACAACAAAGTGTATGCTGTTGATGTCACTTCAGGCAAGCTATTGTGGTCATTTCAAATGGAGAAGCCTGTTCCACATACCTGGGGTTGGGACTATTACGATGCATCGCCTGTCGCTCACGGCAGCAATGTTTTGATTGGTTCAGGCGACAATAATCTCTATGCACTCAATTTGCAGAATGGAAAACTCACCTGGAAGTTCTCCACGGCAGATAAGATAAGGGCTACGCCGCTCGTGAACGGGAACAAAGTGTATGTTCCTGACTTCAATGGATTTCTTTATGTAGTGAATGCTAGCAGTGGCAAGGAGGAAGGGAAATATGAGACGGAGGGGGTAAGTTATTACACCGAAGTATATGGATGGGACAGAACATCATTGATCTCCAGGCCAGCCATGAAGGACAATCAGCTGGTGTTCGGTGCAAGGGATGGTGGCTTGTATTGTATTGATGCCAGTTCGCTGAAAAAAAAATGGCGATTTACTTATGGATCCTCCTGGGTAGGGAGCTCGCCAACAATTGATGGAAATACGGTATATGTTGGGTGGTCCGATGCGCTCGCTGTTTCCGCAGTGGATATGATAAGTGGGAGGGAATTGTGGAAATACGATGGAGGATCCTATTTCTATTCCACCCCTGTGGTGGACGAAAATCACGTGTATATCGGCTCGTTTACGGGGTTGGTTTATGCATTTGAAAAAGCAACCGGCAGGGTGGCGTGGAAGTACCAGACAGAAGGAGCCGTGATGTCTTCGCCTATTCTCGACGAGGGAACCCTTTATATCGGGAGTGACGATGGTTCCTTGTATGCCTTTGAAGAAGGAGACGAAAGAATGCTTGCTGTCTATTACCCTGAACTGAGGGCGCAAAAAGAGATGATAAGCTCAGAAAAGATTTCACCATACCTGGAGCCCCTGGGCTATGCCCGGCTGGATACCGCTACGCTTACCACGTTCATGAGAGATCGGATTGCCGACAAAAAACAAAGCAGCATCGTGTTTGCCCATCAGTATATGCCAAAGGCGGTGGTTGGGGAAGAAGCAGGGGGAAGCCTGCTAAACCAATACATGGCGGCGGGCGGCAGGGTAATCTGGCTGGGTTATTTTCCTAACTATTGGGTCACCAACAAGGATTTCAATATTGTGGCATCCAATGCCCAGTATTCGGTCGATTTACTGGGAATAAATTTTGATGTTAACATGGACTTTGGGGTGTACTACGCAAAGGCTACGCCAGCAGGTCGCCATTGGGGACTCCCCGAATCGTTTGCCTCTTTAGGATCATCGATCTCCGGGGGTGAAGGCATTGTGCCCCTGGCAATGAACGAACATGGGCGGTTGGCTGCCTTTTGGAAGCCAATCGGTAGTATGAAAGGCGGGTACATCTCATTTTGCTCGTGGCACTATATGCCCATTCGGCAAGGCGATTTGGAAACAATAAGAAAGCTGGCCGAACACGGACTTTAG
- a CDS encoding CASTOR/POLLUX-related putative ion channel: MKNYPFREKLNYKFDNLMSAGPVALILYLTIFSTVILSVFTCILFFANIRPDEALPDGYINILWFGLMHTLDPGTLAEHEGDWIYKFWMFVVTGYGIIALSTLIGLISNGIMDKIDRLRKGRSRIVDDGHVLILGWSSKIYTIVSELIIANENQKDPLIVILADKDKIEMEDKIRDKIPDHKNTKIVCRTGDPIDLHDLDIGNPAGSKSIIILDKENENSDSQIIKTILAITSSDTRRETPYHITAEIKHSENYEVAKMVGKEEVELILSDEFVSKVMVQTSLQSGLSVVYTELMDFGGDEIYFMEEPKLVGKTFREAVFSYEDSAIIGMQSADEVEILINPPMNKLIQKGDKLIGITEDDDTMVVSGKSFVIDEQRIVRRERKPSVVESILVIGWNHRASLVIRELDKYVDEGSTVHIISKFKLSEERLDKLQASLENIRLEFQHSDTTDRTELEKLNCQQYNYIIMLCYQDDFPLQEADAQTLITLLHLRNILESAPTKVNLVSEMMDIRNRQLADVTSADDFIVSDKLLSLLMTQVAENKYLMRVFEELLDADGAEIYIKPVTDYISLEANSMVTTNFYTVLESAARQNEIAIGYRRMSDAKNVEMGYGVVVNPKKSELIEFSWKDRVIVISES; encoded by the coding sequence ATGAAAAATTACCCTTTTCGGGAAAAACTAAATTATAAGTTCGATAATTTGATGTCAGCCGGTCCGGTGGCACTCATACTTTATCTCACTATTTTCTCTACAGTTATACTATCTGTTTTTACCTGCATCCTCTTTTTTGCCAATATTCGCCCCGATGAAGCGCTGCCTGACGGCTACATCAATATACTATGGTTCGGCTTGATGCATACGCTTGACCCTGGCACATTGGCGGAGCATGAGGGGGACTGGATTTACAAGTTCTGGATGTTTGTGGTTACGGGGTACGGCATCATAGCGCTCAGTACGCTGATTGGTTTGATTTCAAATGGAATCATGGACAAAATTGATCGGCTGCGCAAAGGAAGATCCCGTATTGTGGACGACGGCCACGTGTTGATTTTGGGGTGGTCTTCGAAGATTTATACCATTGTGTCTGAATTAATCATAGCCAATGAAAACCAGAAAGATCCTCTTATTGTGATTTTGGCGGACAAGGACAAGATTGAGATGGAGGACAAGATTCGTGACAAAATACCCGACCATAAGAACACCAAGATTGTTTGTCGTACCGGGGATCCCATTGACCTGCACGACCTGGATATTGGGAATCCCGCAGGGTCAAAGTCGATCATCATTCTTGACAAGGAAAATGAAAACTCAGACAGCCAGATTATCAAGACAATTCTGGCGATTACTTCTAGCGACACCCGAAGGGAGACACCTTACCACATTACCGCCGAGATAAAGCACAGTGAGAATTATGAAGTGGCCAAGATGGTAGGAAAGGAAGAAGTAGAACTGATCCTTTCAGATGAATTTGTGTCGAAGGTGATGGTGCAAACCAGCCTGCAATCCGGGCTTTCTGTTGTTTACACGGAACTGATGGATTTCGGTGGTGATGAAATCTATTTCATGGAGGAGCCAAAGCTGGTAGGTAAAACCTTCAGAGAGGCTGTTTTTAGCTACGAGGATTCTGCCATCATTGGTATGCAGTCGGCTGACGAAGTTGAAATACTGATCAACCCACCGATGAATAAACTCATTCAAAAGGGAGATAAGCTCATTGGTATCACAGAAGATGACGACACCATGGTTGTATCGGGCAAGTCGTTTGTGATTGACGAGCAGCGCATCGTTCGGAGAGAAAGGAAGCCAAGTGTCGTAGAATCTATTCTCGTTATTGGCTGGAACCACAGAGCCAGCTTGGTGATCAGGGAGCTGGATAAGTATGTGGACGAAGGATCCACCGTTCATATTATTTCAAAATTTAAGCTAAGCGAAGAGCGCCTGGACAAACTACAGGCTTCGCTGGAGAATATCAGGTTGGAATTTCAGCACAGCGACACAACCGACAGAACCGAGCTTGAAAAACTCAACTGCCAGCAATACAATTACATCATCATGCTGTGCTATCAGGACGACTTTCCACTTCAGGAAGCAGATGCACAAACACTGATTACGCTGCTGCACCTCAGGAATATACTGGAGAGTGCCCCCACAAAGGTGAATTTGGTTTCGGAAATGATGGATATTCGCAATCGCCAACTGGCAGATGTAACCAGCGCCGATGACTTTATTGTGAGTGATAAGCTGCTTAGTTTGCTTATGACCCAGGTGGCAGAGAACAAGTATTTGATGCGTGTTTTCGAGGAACTGCTTGACGCCGACGGGGCTGAAATCTATATCAAGCCAGTTACAGATTACATTTCATTAGAGGCAAACAGCATGGTGACGACCAATTTTTACACAGTGCTGGAGTCAGCCGCACGCCAAAATGAAATTGCCATTGGCTATCGCCGGATGTCAGATGCCAAAAATGTGGAGATGGGCTATGGAGTGGTAGTGAACCCGAAAAAGTCAGAGCTGATAGAGTTCAGTTGGAAGGACAGGGTGATCGTGATTTCCGAGAGCTAG
- a CDS encoding beta-N-acetylhexosaminidase family protein, with product MTFWAAGQTINYPPDIPGMERLVIKTKEALASNEITDYDIAIKLGADPNVKAEGYRINWNGNQTIISANDFSGARYGLLAFTEEIANGGKPNQINGRQVNPSMEVRAIKFNLPWDAYRESLSMDYHLSTCRDLKFWEAFLDMMMANRFNQLALYNMHPFQYMVKLPNYPEASPFTDQEMADWQAFWKGLFRMAKERGVEVFIVNWNIVVPESFAKHHGVKALNDTSQVVRGYTREAVTAVIDTYNDLSGLGVTLADWMTKMTAAEREDWIAETFVAGMKAANRPVKFLHRAVLSGSSNEMRRILDAADFQDPVQVEVKFNWSHGHSTPKLLITHASESGAVNTGYWNPAPENYKIEWMVRNEDFFILRWGEPDFIRSHIKTNTADFMNGYYIGSEGYIPAFEYFTKPEIGRTWNYAFERQWLFYSLWGRLLYDINTPDTVFEEQFNRKYHMDQGPQMLEAYKLVSRMPLRLASFFGSTWDYTLYAEGFMSPVTPPGYGYDDKVSFFISLEELMDRRVLDPSYLSIKDYVAIQVEKKKVSESKKTPLDLANELTANAAEADVLIKSFTAKGTIYTSEYNQEIDDLRAWSLLSRYFAKKLQAGVYLGLFRKNGDALQKQQAVKALEEALVIWKELSEVTSKNYLEVPYIVGGVFGFQDERKDYFSWKSLIPEVERDIEVAKSASFQK from the coding sequence TTGACGTTTTGGGCAGCTGGCCAAACCATTAATTACCCTCCTGATATCCCCGGAATGGAGCGCCTGGTAATTAAAACTAAAGAAGCGCTGGCGTCCAATGAGATTACCGACTATGACATTGCCATTAAACTAGGAGCTGATCCCAACGTCAAAGCGGAAGGCTACCGGATAAACTGGAATGGGAACCAAACCATCATTTCAGCTAATGACTTCTCGGGTGCCCGGTACGGCCTCCTGGCTTTTACTGAGGAAATTGCCAACGGCGGGAAACCGAACCAAATAAATGGAAGGCAGGTCAACCCATCCATGGAAGTCCGGGCCATCAAGTTCAACCTGCCCTGGGATGCCTACCGGGAGAGCCTCAGCATGGACTACCACCTGAGCACCTGCCGGGATTTGAAGTTTTGGGAGGCTTTTCTGGATATGATGATGGCCAACCGTTTCAACCAGCTGGCGTTGTACAACATGCACCCTTTCCAATACATGGTGAAGTTACCCAACTATCCGGAAGCCAGTCCTTTTACCGATCAGGAAATGGCCGACTGGCAGGCGTTCTGGAAAGGGCTGTTCCGTATGGCCAAAGAAAGAGGAGTAGAGGTATTTATTGTCAACTGGAATATTGTGGTGCCTGAATCTTTTGCCAAACACCACGGTGTGAAAGCCCTCAATGATACTTCGCAAGTGGTGAGGGGCTATACAAGGGAGGCGGTGACTGCTGTCATTGATACCTACAACGACCTGTCAGGCCTTGGTGTAACCCTGGCCGACTGGATGACAAAAATGACAGCAGCAGAGCGGGAGGACTGGATTGCTGAGACGTTTGTAGCAGGCATGAAAGCGGCAAACAGGCCGGTGAAGTTTCTGCACAGGGCCGTGTTGTCGGGCTCAAGCAATGAAATGAGACGCATACTGGATGCTGCTGATTTTCAAGATCCTGTGCAAGTAGAAGTGAAGTTCAACTGGAGCCATGGGCATTCAACACCGAAGCTTTTGATCACCCACGCCAGCGAGTCCGGTGCTGTAAATACCGGCTATTGGAATCCGGCCCCTGAGAACTACAAAATTGAGTGGATGGTGCGCAACGAGGACTTCTTTATTCTCCGGTGGGGCGAGCCAGACTTTATCCGTAGCCACATCAAAACCAATACAGCCGACTTCATGAACGGGTATTATATTGGTTCTGAGGGTTATATACCTGCTTTCGAATACTTCACCAAACCTGAAATTGGTCGCACGTGGAACTACGCCTTCGAGCGCCAGTGGTTGTTTTACAGTCTTTGGGGCAGGCTACTGTACGATATCAACACGCCTGACACGGTATTTGAAGAACAGTTCAATCGAAAATACCATATGGATCAAGGGCCGCAGATGTTGGAGGCATATAAACTGGTGAGCAGGATGCCGTTGAGGCTGGCTTCGTTCTTCGGTTCTACCTGGGACTACACACTTTACGCTGAAGGGTTTATGTCGCCGGTAACACCTCCAGGGTATGGCTACGACGACAAGGTCTCCTTCTTTATTTCATTGGAAGAGCTAATGGACCGTAGGGTGCTGGATCCGAGCTACCTTTCTATCAAGGACTATGTGGCTATTCAGGTCGAAAAGAAAAAAGTGTCCGAGAGTAAGAAGACGCCTTTGGACCTGGCAAATGAATTGACAGCCAATGCGGCGGAAGCAGACGTCCTCATAAAGTCTTTTACCGCAAAAGGCACTATTTACACCAGTGAATACAATCAGGAAATAGATGATTTGAGAGCCTGGTCGCTCCTGAGTCGTTATTTTGCTAAGAAGCTGCAGGCAGGGGTTTATCTTGGGTTATTTAGGAAAAATGGAGACGCACTTCAAAAGCAACAGGCAGTCAAGGCCCTGGAAGAAGCCCTTGTTATCTGGAAAGAACTTTCGGAGGTAACCTCCAAAAACTACCTCGAAGTGCCCTACATTGTTGGTGGTGTTTTTGGTTTCCAGGATGAAAGGAAGGACTACTTTTCCTGGAAAAGCCTTATTCCAGAAGTGGAAAGAGATATTGAGGTGGCGAAATCTGCCAGCTTCCAAAAGTGA
- a CDS encoding class I SAM-dependent methyltransferase has translation MELSTAIKLIENGVSNAGDAQSWLDLGAGNGLFTRALAAVLPSGSVVTAIDKSSSFSPTKNDLQGATRIDTRVADFTTLRSEDLKVNGILMANSLHYVKDQEGFLKKVLDSLLPDGRLIVVEYDTDRGNMWVPYPLSFSSLTSLLTETSAEVVTRLGSTPSQFQRGGIYSALIMSAA, from the coding sequence ATGGAACTGAGCACCGCAATCAAACTGATAGAGAATGGCGTGTCCAACGCCGGGGATGCCCAATCCTGGCTTGATTTGGGTGCTGGCAATGGCCTGTTCACAAGAGCGCTGGCTGCTGTACTGCCCTCAGGAAGTGTTGTTACTGCTATAGACAAAAGCAGTTCATTCTCCCCAACCAAAAACGACCTCCAGGGCGCCACCCGAATCGACACCAGGGTTGCAGATTTCACCACGTTGCGCTCAGAAGATTTGAAGGTGAATGGAATTTTGATGGCAAACTCTCTCCATTATGTGAAGGATCAGGAAGGCTTTCTTAAGAAAGTGCTGGACAGCTTGCTGCCAGATGGCAGGCTGATCGTGGTAGAATATGACACCGACAGAGGGAATATGTGGGTGCCCTACCCGCTAAGTTTCAGCTCGCTGACTAGCCTGTTAACCGAAACATCGGCAGAAGTTGTTACCAGACTGGGTAGCACTCCTTCACAGTTTCAGAGAGGGGGCATTTACAGTGCGCTCATCATGTCTGCAGCGTAA